From Delphinus delphis chromosome X, mDelDel1.2, whole genome shotgun sequence, a single genomic window includes:
- the LOC132418764 gene encoding OTU domain-containing protein 6A-like: MGDSQSEHQRMLRRHSREKTELQAHIQGMKSSIPKSDKQRRKQLLLDVARLEAEMEQKHQQELEKFQESFPDNSSLDSVTEDLAKLDLENKPPHLWRAQRKHKRKETFNRESQDWMDKAEMEHLASLRHDEEMKLGAILRAKHLEVKDIPADDHCMYRAIQDQLVFSVTVGSLRRRTAEYMRQHVDDFLPFFSNPETGDACSRDDFLSYCDDIVFSASCGSQLELRALSHVLQTPIEVIQANSPAVVIGEEYTKKPLTLVCKQYSYSSAEHYNSVKPLDTGSGGSVARRLI, from the coding sequence ATGGGAGATTCACAGAGTGAGCATCAGCGGATGTTACGACGCCACAGCCGCGAGAAGACAGAGCTGCAGGCCCACATTCAGGGCATGAAGAGCTCGATCCCCAAGAGCGacaagcagagaagaaagcagTTGCTCCTCGATGTGGCTCGCCTCGAGGCCGAGATGGAGCAGAAGCACCAGCAGGAGCTGGAGAAGTTCCAGGAGAGTTTCCCTGATAACAGCAGCCTCGATTCTGTCACTGAAGATCTGGCCAAGCTGGATCTCGAGAACAAGCCTCCTCACCTCTGGAGGGCACAGAGAAAGCACAAAAGAAAGGAGACCTTCAATAGAGAAAGCCAGGATTGGATGGACAAGGCTGAGATGGAGCATCTGGCCAGCTTGCGCCATGACGAGGAAATGAAGCTCGGCGCCATCCTGCGGGCCAAGCATCTGGAGGTGAAGGATATCCCGGCCGACGACCACTGCATGTACCGCGCCATTCAAGACCAGCTGGTGTTCTCCGTGACCGTGGGGAGCCTGCGGAGGCGCACCGCCGAGTACATGCGGCAGCATGTCGACGACTTCCTGCCCTTCTTCAGCAACCCCGAAACCGGCGACGCCTGCAGCCGCGACGACTTCTTGAGCTACTGCGACGACATCGTGTTCAGCGCGTCGTGTGGAAGCCAGCTCGAGCTGAGGGCCCTGTCGCACGTCCTGCAGACCCCCATCGAGGTGATCCAGGCCAACTCGCCCGCCGTCGTCATCGGAGAGGAGTACACCAAGAAGCCGCTCACCCTGGTCTGCAAGCAGTACTCCTACAGCAGCGCGGAGCACTACAACTCGGTGAAGCCACTCGACACCGGCTCCGGCGGGAGCGTGGCCCGGCGTCTCATCTAG
- the LOC132418762 gene encoding OTU domain-containing protein 6A-like has translation MGDSQSEHQRMLRRHSREKTELQAHIQGMKSSIPKSDKQRRKQLLLDVARLEAEMEQKHQQELEKFQESFPDNSSLDSVTEDLAKLDLENKPPHLWRAQRKHKRKEAFNRESQDWMDKAEREHLASLRHDEEMKLGAILRAKHLEVKDIPADDHCMYRAIQDQLVFSVTVGSLRRRTAEYMRQHVDDFLPFFSNPETGDACSRDDFLSYCDDIVFSASCGSQLELRALSHVLQTPIEVIQANSPAVVIGEEYTKKPLTLVCKQYSYSSAEHYNSVKPLDTGSGGSVARRLI, from the coding sequence ATGGGAGATTCACAGAGTGAGCATCAGCGGATGTTACGACGCCACAGCCGCGAGAAGACAGAGCTGCAGGCCCACATTCAGGGCATGAAGAGCTCGATCCCCAAGAGCGacaagcagagaagaaagcagTTGCTCCTCGATGTGGCTCGCCTCGAGGCCGAGATGGAGCAGAAGCACCAGCAGGAGCTGGAGAAGTTCCAGGAGAGTTTCCCTGATAACAGCAGCCTCGATTCTGTCACTGAAGATCTGGCCAAGCTGGATCTCGAGAACAAGCCTCCTCACCTCTGGAGGGCACAGAGAAAGCACAAAAGAAAGGAGGCCTTCAATAGAGAAAGCCAGGATTGGATGGACAAGGCTGAGAGGGAGCATCTGGCCAGCTTGCGCCATGACGAGGAAATGAAGCTCGGCGCCATCCTGCGGGCCAAGCATCTGGAGGTGAAGGATATCCCGGCCGACGACCACTGCATGTACCGCGCCATTCAAGACCAGCTGGTGTTCTCCGTGACCGTGGGGAGCCTGCGGAGGCGCACCGCCGAGTACATGCGGCAGCATGTCGACGACTTCCTGCCCTTCTTCAGCAACCCCGAAACCGGCGACGCCTGCAGCCGCGACGACTTCTTGAGCTACTGCGACGACATCGTGTTCAGCGCGTCGTGTGGAAGCCAGCTCGAGCTGAGGGCCCTGTCGCACGTCCTGCAGACCCCCATCGAGGTGATCCAGGCCAACTCGCCCGCCGTCGTCATCGGAGAGGAGTACACCAAGAAGCCGCTCACCCTGGTCTGCAAGCAGTACTCCTACAGCAGCGCGGAGCACTACAACTCGGTGAAGCCACTCGACACCGGCTCCGGCGGGAGCGTGGCCCGGCGTCTCATCTAG
- the LOC132418763 gene encoding OTU domain-containing protein 6A-like, whose amino-acid sequence MGDSQSEHQRMLRRHSREKTELQAHIQGMKSSIPKSDKQRRKQLLLDVARLEAEMEQKHQQELEKFQESFPDNSSLDSVTEDLAKLDLENKPPHLWRAQRKHKRKEAFNRESQDWMDKAEREHLASLRHDEEMKLGAILRAKHLEVKDIPADDHCMYRAIQDQLVFSVTVGSLRRRTAEYMRQHVDDFLPFFSNPETGDACSRDDFLSYCDDIVFSASCGSQLELRALSHVLQTPIEVIQANSPAVVIGEEYTKKPLTLVCKQYSYSSAEHYNSVKPLDTGSGGSVARRLI is encoded by the coding sequence ATGGGAGATTCACAGAGTGAGCATCAGCGGATGTTACGACGCCACAGCCGCGAGAAGACAGAGCTGCAGGCCCACATTCAGGGCATGAAGAGCTCGATCCCCAAGAGCGacaagcagagaagaaagcagTTGCTCCTCGATGTGGCTCGCCTCGAGGCCGAGATGGAGCAGAAGCACCAGCAGGAGCTGGAGAAGTTCCAGGAGAGTTTCCCTGATAACAGCAGCCTCGATTCTGTCACTGAAGATCTGGCCAAGCTGGATCTCGAGAACAAGCCTCCTCACCTCTGGAGGGCACAGAGAAAGCACAAAAGAAAGGAGGCCTTCAATAGAGAAAGCCAGGATTGGATGGACAAGGCTGAGAGGGAGCATCTGGCCAGCTTGCGCCATGACGAGGAAATGAAGCTCGGCGCCATCCTGCGGGCCAAGCATCTGGAGGTGAAGGATATCCCGGCCGACGACCACTGCATGTACCGCGCCATCCAAGACCAGCTGGTGTTCTCCGTGACCGTGGGGAGCCTGCGGAGGCGCACCGCCGAGTACATGCGGCAGCATGTCGACGACTTCCTGCCCTTCTTCAGCAACCCCGAAACCGGCGACGCCTGCAGCCGCGACGACTTCTTGAGCTACTGCGACGACATCGTGTTCAGCGCGTCGTGTGGAAGCCAGCTCGAGCTGAGGGCCCTGTCGCACGTCCTGCAGACCCCCATCGAGGTGATCCAGGCCAACTCGCCCGCCGTCGTCATCGGAGAGGAGTACACCAAGAAGCCGCTCACCCTGGTCTGCAAGCAGTACTCCTACAGCAGCGCGGAGCACTACAACTCGGTGAAGCCACTCGACACCGGCTCCGGCGGGAGCGTGGCCCGGCGTCTCATCTAG